A genomic window from Tolypothrix sp. PCC 7910 includes:
- a CDS encoding zinc-binding dehydrogenase codes for MQTALMKALILDRPGSPDTLRLAQVPQPQPGEGEVRVKVKAVGLNPADYQFVGRGFSSWNYPFIPGLDVAGTIDAIGANVTSWEIGDRIYYHGDFSKPGGFAQWAITTAHTIASLPDSLSFTAAAALPCAGFTAYQVLYRKLHIQPDQTILIHGGAGGVGGFAVQLAALAGLKVISTCSARNREWVHQLGASEVIDYNSEDVSARVREITQGRGVDAIIDTVSSAHATAGLDLLAFGGGIACVAGLPDLSQMQSFGKAISVHDIALGMAYLLGDIKAQAELAEIGQELAKLVTHHQINPILQEVISLEEIPQALVRLSGRHVRGKIVAQIDP; via the coding sequence GTGCAAACAGCTTTAATGAAAGCACTGATTCTCGACCGACCAGGTTCTCCAGACACCCTTCGCCTTGCCCAAGTGCCTCAGCCTCAACCAGGCGAGGGAGAGGTAAGAGTTAAAGTCAAGGCTGTCGGTTTAAATCCAGCAGATTACCAATTTGTGGGGCGGGGATTTTCTAGTTGGAATTATCCCTTTATTCCTGGTCTAGATGTGGCTGGTACTATAGACGCTATCGGTGCCAATGTCACTAGTTGGGAAATAGGCGATCGCATTTATTATCACGGCGATTTCTCCAAGCCAGGTGGGTTCGCCCAATGGGCAATTACTACCGCCCATACTATTGCTTCTCTACCTGATAGTCTCTCTTTTACTGCTGCTGCCGCTTTACCTTGTGCAGGTTTTACTGCCTACCAAGTTCTTTATCGCAAATTACATATCCAACCAGACCAAACTATCCTCATTCATGGAGGTGCAGGAGGGGTGGGAGGCTTTGCCGTGCAGTTAGCTGCCCTCGCTGGACTCAAAGTGATTTCTACCTGTTCTGCACGTAATAGAGAATGGGTGCATCAGCTAGGGGCTAGTGAAGTCATCGATTACAACAGTGAGGATGTTAGCGCTAGAGTCAGGGAAATTACACAGGGGAGAGGTGTTGATGCCATAATTGATACGGTCAGTTCCGCTCATGCCACCGCTGGACTTGATTTGCTAGCCTTTGGTGGTGGTATTGCCTGTGTAGCGGGATTACCTGATTTAAGTCAAATGCAATCCTTTGGTAAAGCAATTTCTGTCCATGATATAGCCTTAGGGATGGCTTATTTATTAGGTGATATTAAAGCCCAAGCAGAACTTGCAGAAATTGGTCAAGAATTAGCTAAATTAGTTACCCATCATCAAATTAATCCCATCCTCCAAGAAGTAATTTCTTTAGAAGAAATTCCTCAAGCATTGGTGCGTCTTTCAGGTCGCCATGTCAGAGGAAAAATAGTTGCTCAAATAGATCCTTAA
- a CDS encoding VOC family protein codes for MGLQIFSQVALTCKDPIATEKFYSKYFGFKRARVAKLPDGDQIVFIKMADSAFYLELFKAKEESPVPPPINDGPQYPGVRQLAFKVDSVDGKLAEMGNEAKITLGPLNFDDYIPGWRTVWVADPDGNIVEISQGFTDEDNPPPL; via the coding sequence ATGGGTTTACAAATCTTTTCTCAAGTTGCACTTACTTGTAAAGATCCGATCGCAACTGAAAAATTTTACAGCAAATATTTTGGTTTTAAACGCGCTAGGGTAGCAAAACTCCCTGACGGTGATCAAATAGTGTTTATCAAAATGGCAGATAGTGCCTTTTATTTAGAACTGTTTAAAGCCAAAGAAGAATCTCCCGTACCACCACCAATTAATGATGGGCCGCAGTACCCGGGAGTACGTCAACTCGCCTTTAAAGTTGATAGCGTAGATGGCAAACTTGCAGAAATGGGAAACGAAGCCAAAATCACTCTTGGCCCTTTAAATTTTGATGATTATATCCCTGGATGGCGTACTGTTTGGGTTGCTGACCCCGATGGCAATATTGTTGAAATCAGCCAAGGTTTTACTGATGAAGATAATCCTCCCCCCCTCTAG
- a CDS encoding DJ-1/PfpI family protein codes for MKLKGKKIGILIESDFYEHEIWYYNYRFPEEGAELHFLSRLWGQSYLTFKGHEYHAPFECHKSFETIDDEELKSYAAIIVPSAMVSDRLRYTEDVTQLPPACEFLQRAFADKNILKGIICHGMWLVSPVPELVKGRPVTCHNNLHGDVVNMGAIYTNEDVVVDGDLVTGRSGGHAHLFAKKIIEILAER; via the coding sequence ATGAAACTCAAGGGAAAAAAGATTGGTATCCTGATTGAAAGCGACTTTTACGAACACGAGATTTGGTATTACAATTACCGCTTTCCCGAAGAAGGTGCAGAACTGCATTTTCTCAGTCGCCTTTGGGGTCAATCATATCTAACTTTCAAAGGACATGAATATCATGCGCCCTTTGAGTGTCACAAAAGTTTTGAAACGATAGATGATGAAGAACTGAAAAGCTATGCTGCCATCATAGTTCCATCTGCTATGGTTTCTGACCGCCTGCGATATACAGAAGATGTGACTCAACTTCCTCCCGCCTGTGAGTTTCTTCAAAGAGCATTCGCAGACAAAAATATTCTCAAAGGAATCATTTGTCATGGGATGTGGTTAGTATCTCCTGTACCAGAATTAGTCAAGGGCCGCCCCGTAACTTGTCATAACAACCTGCATGGTGATGTAGTAAATATGGGCGCTATCTATACCAACGAAGATGTCGTTGTCGATGGTGATTTGGTAACTGGGCGTAGTGGCGGTCATGCTCACCTATTCGCCAAAAAAATCATTGAAATCTTGGCAGAACGTTAA
- a CDS encoding xanthine dehydrogenase family protein subunit M translates to MLPVQFDYAAPESLEVAVKLLKDNAEAVILAGSHSLIAEMKRGSVSPSLLVDLGKISSLRGINHQIGNILQINAMTTYAQVAASREIQENYPALFEAVNNIGDAQIRNWQTIGDIFAYRDLACDFTAVALVLEASFNTLDTEGSHQIEAAQLIAKSFQSNWQSKEIVTSINLPSDSSRTGSAYQAFKHPATGYTLCGIATAVGQINNGIVGKCRVAVTGATPHAVRLTQVEAAIEGKAPTAENIAAASKLAKASVGSIVGDRYASAEYRAHLMEVNIKRTLIRALERVGIVVV, encoded by the coding sequence ATGCTTCCCGTTCAATTTGACTATGCAGCACCAGAAAGCCTGGAAGTTGCAGTAAAGTTGTTGAAAGATAATGCAGAGGCTGTGATTTTAGCTGGTAGTCACAGCCTGATTGCAGAAATGAAGCGGGGCAGTGTTTCTCCTTCCCTGCTGGTAGATTTAGGTAAAATTAGCAGTTTGCGAGGAATTAACCATCAAATAGGTAATATCCTGCAAATCAATGCCATGACTACTTATGCTCAAGTAGCAGCATCCCGCGAAATTCAAGAAAATTATCCAGCACTTTTTGAAGCTGTTAACAACATTGGAGACGCTCAAATCCGCAACTGGCAAACAATTGGTGATATTTTTGCCTATCGTGACCTAGCCTGTGATTTTACAGCGGTGGCTTTAGTACTAGAGGCGAGTTTTAATACTCTTGATACAGAAGGTAGCCATCAGATTGAAGCAGCACAATTGATTGCTAAATCTTTTCAAAGTAATTGGCAATCAAAAGAAATTGTGACATCAATTAATTTACCCTCTGATAGCTCTAGAACGGGTAGTGCTTATCAAGCTTTTAAGCATCCAGCTACAGGTTATACTCTTTGTGGGATTGCCACCGCAGTTGGGCAAATTAATAATGGGATAGTAGGCAAATGCCGTGTGGCGGTGACTGGTGCAACCCCTCATGCTGTGAGGTTAACTCAAGTTGAGGCCGCTATAGAGGGTAAAGCACCCACAGCAGAAAATATAGCAGCAGCCTCTAAGTTGGCAAAAGCAAGTGTGGGTTCTATAGTAGGCGATCGCTATGCTTCTGCAGAATATCGTGCCCATCTGATGGAGGTCAACATCAAACGCACCCTGATTCGCGCCTTAGAAAGAGTTGGTATTGTAGTTGTTTAA
- a CDS encoding nuclear transport factor 2 family protein: MALNAQEQQNFDVVQKFFQSFLDNTLFDYIDKNFDPNIKPRIVTTTQGINNPSDYSDNTFAHELQGLDPLTGLKNGIPDLKAFFIDLPTEFDVVDFQIAKFVVENNNVVVYGALTYVNKETGNRTASLPFFIDFTLKDGKISEYSTYDDTFSFGATARQGGDWRRFWDGEWTNILFGKKDADTLEGNKTEKNVIYGYQGNDSLKGGQNDDVLWGGSGDDNLDGQGGNDTLYGNTGNNTLTGGAGNDVFGIGLDQGNNTITDFVFGEDKLALTGSLSVFKKDVNGNVILDSNGKPILDVNAQDKSIIGNLKITANGNNLTISTTDGTSLAALTGAASAWASLSDEQKRDSFQKTSKIEPNTPEAAPGTVDENLNRQVVKGFFDSFAKDNFFNYIDNNFTDNIRYTEITPTLGVNNPLDYSDDSFTHERQVVLPITGIKVGKEEVKGLFKDLFSEFQVLDFQTDKFVVEDNNVLVFGTFSYLNKATGNRTESLHFVSDITLQDGKISKVQEYYDTYSLAATARQGGEWRRFWDGEWINFSSGTNAAETLTGNQTEKNIIYGYQNNDTLYGGNKDDVIWGGSGNDILDGKKGADTLYGNEGADTFVLGEGNGTDTINDFEKGSDKIKLLKDLSFSQLSITPTNGNTEIKVNTTNEVLAVLKGSVQLDASDFIASLNIGTPNGDNLTAGLNDFDGNANVAFTGAGDDEVDLTTSKTGRNRIFGGSGVDTIYVSKNDRVFGGSGNDIFDATDGQGGNRISGGVGDDTFYLGSGDRALGGEGNDIFYVQEGGNNILTGGAGADQFWVVNAEIPNKPNTITDFVLGTDVVGIGGYVKADLTFGQDAQSNAILAVKGTNVATFLGITQAQLQAESTKFVFG; the protein is encoded by the coding sequence ATGGCATTAAACGCACAGGAACAACAAAATTTTGATGTAGTTCAAAAGTTTTTTCAATCATTTCTAGATAACACTCTTTTTGATTATATTGATAAAAATTTTGACCCAAATATTAAACCGAGAATTGTCACAACAACACAAGGGATAAATAATCCATCAGATTATTCAGATAACACATTTGCACACGAATTACAAGGTCTAGACCCACTCACCGGACTCAAGAATGGCATTCCAGACCTAAAAGCTTTCTTTATTGACTTGCCTACTGAATTCGATGTTGTTGATTTCCAAATTGCTAAATTTGTCGTTGAAAATAACAATGTTGTTGTTTACGGCGCACTTACTTATGTTAATAAAGAAACGGGTAACCGAACAGCATCATTACCATTTTTTATCGATTTCACTTTAAAAGATGGCAAAATTTCTGAATACAGCACCTATGACGACACCTTTTCCTTTGGAGCTACAGCTCGTCAGGGTGGAGACTGGAGGCGGTTTTGGGATGGAGAGTGGACAAATATCTTGTTTGGGAAAAAAGATGCAGACACTTTAGAAGGGAATAAAACTGAAAAAAATGTTATTTACGGCTACCAAGGTAATGACTCTCTAAAGGGAGGCCAAAATGATGATGTCCTTTGGGGCGGTAGTGGAGATGATAATTTAGATGGACAAGGTGGAAATGATACGCTCTACGGCAATACAGGTAACAATACCTTAACAGGTGGAGCCGGTAATGATGTATTTGGAATTGGTTTAGATCAAGGCAACAATACGATTACTGATTTCGTATTTGGTGAAGATAAGTTAGCTTTAACCGGAAGTTTATCCGTTTTTAAAAAAGATGTAAATGGAAATGTAATTCTTGATAGTAACGGCAAACCAATACTTGATGTTAATGCTCAAGATAAGAGTATTATTGGCAATTTAAAGATTACAGCCAATGGTAACAATCTTACAATCAGCACTACTGATGGTACATCTCTAGCAGCTTTAACAGGAGCAGCATCAGCCTGGGCTAGTCTCTCAGACGAACAGAAGCGAGATTCTTTCCAAAAAACATCTAAAATCGAGCCGAACACACCTGAGGCTGCGCCAGGAACAGTTGATGAAAACTTAAATCGTCAAGTAGTTAAGGGCTTTTTTGACTCTTTTGCTAAGGACAATTTCTTTAACTATATAGATAACAATTTTACGGATAATATCCGTTACACTGAGATAACTCCTACATTGGGAGTCAACAATCCCTTAGATTATTCAGACGATAGCTTTACCCACGAACGGCAAGTTGTTCTTCCTATCACTGGAATTAAGGTAGGAAAAGAGGAAGTAAAAGGCTTATTTAAGGATTTATTCAGTGAGTTTCAGGTTTTAGACTTCCAAACTGATAAATTCGTCGTAGAAGATAATAATGTATTAGTTTTCGGGACTTTTTCCTATCTCAATAAAGCAACGGGTAACCGAACTGAATCATTACACTTTGTTAGTGACATTACCCTTCAAGATGGGAAAATCTCTAAGGTACAGGAATATTATGATACCTATTCACTCGCCGCAACAGCTCGTCAGGGTGGAGAATGGAGAAGATTTTGGGATGGAGAATGGATAAATTTCTCTTCTGGAACAAACGCAGCAGAAACTTTGACAGGAAATCAAACCGAAAAAAATATCATCTATGGCTATCAGAATAATGACACCCTCTATGGCGGTAATAAGGATGATGTAATTTGGGGTGGTAGCGGAAATGATATTCTCGATGGTAAAAAAGGTGCAGACACCCTCTACGGAAATGAAGGAGCAGATACATTTGTCTTGGGGGAAGGTAATGGAACTGACACGATTAATGACTTTGAAAAAGGTAGTGATAAAATCAAACTGCTCAAAGACCTGAGTTTTAGTCAGTTGAGCATTACCCCCACTAACGGAAATACGGAAATCAAGGTAAATACAACTAACGAAGTCTTGGCTGTACTCAAAGGCTCAGTTCAGCTAGATGCATCAGATTTTATCGCCAGTCTCAATATTGGTACACCAAATGGAGATAATCTTACTGCCGGATTAAATGATTTTGATGGTAATGCCAACGTTGCGTTCACTGGTGCAGGTGATGATGAAGTAGATCTCACTACCTCAAAAACTGGGCGGAACCGCATTTTTGGTGGTAGTGGTGTCGATACCATCTACGTGAGCAAAAACGATCGCGTCTTTGGTGGTTCAGGTAACGACATTTTTGATGCTACCGATGGTCAAGGTGGTAACCGCATTTCAGGTGGTGTTGGCGATGATACATTCTATCTTGGTAGTGGCGATCGGGCTTTAGGTGGTGAAGGTAACGATATCTTCTATGTTCAAGAAGGCGGAAATAACATCCTGACTGGTGGTGCGGGTGCTGACCAGTTCTGGGTGGTTAATGCTGAAATTCCCAATAAACCCAACACCATTACTGACTTTGTACTTGGTACAGATGTCGTTGGAATTGGTGGCTATGTAAAAGCTGACCTTACCTTTGGTCAAGATGCTCAAAGCAATGCCATTTTGGCTGTCAAAGGTACTAATGTTGCTACATTCCTGGGGATTACCCAAGCTCAACTACAAGCCGAAAGCACTAAATTTGTTTTTGGCTAA
- a CDS encoding anti-sigma factor antagonist (This anti-anti-sigma factor, or anti-sigma factor antagonist, belongs to a family that includes characterized members SpoIIAA, RsbV, RsfA, and RsfB.) has product MEINIKTIEDVKVAELTGDVDASTAPSVTKEVLPLAEPESKILLDMTGVPYMSSAGLRMLLSLYRQVTAKEGKLVLVGLTEDIRDTMSVTGFLDFFTTSETIDEALAILT; this is encoded by the coding sequence ATGGAAATTAATATCAAGACAATTGAAGACGTAAAGGTAGCTGAGCTTACAGGTGATGTAGATGCAAGTACAGCACCATCTGTTACTAAAGAAGTTTTACCTTTGGCTGAACCAGAAAGTAAGATTCTTCTGGATATGACTGGGGTACCTTATATGTCCAGCGCTGGCTTGCGGATGTTGTTGTCCCTATATCGCCAAGTAACTGCTAAAGAAGGCAAGCTAGTACTGGTTGGCTTAACTGAAGATATTAGAGATACCATGTCAGTCACCGGATTCCTTGACTTTTTTACCACTAGCGAAACTATCGATGAAGCATTAGCAATACTGACATAG
- a CDS encoding TMEM175 family protein, whose translation MSNEDNTVKSEKPTAAFHGNERIIALSDGVFAIVITLLVLEIKVPHIEPGSVDKELPYALMHLLPKIIAHIISFVVLGIYWISHHNTFMHIKRHDRVLLWLNILFLLCVASMPFPTALLSEYPNQRIAIIAYASTLVLAGIAMDVMWWYASTYRLLDETQEDKNFIAFVHRRNLIAPLAYLFAIAISFISLTLAKLVFIIVALYYILPNPLDRKRFQKLSSRFER comes from the coding sequence ATGTCTAACGAAGACAATACTGTTAAAAGTGAAAAACCTACCGCTGCTTTTCATGGAAATGAGCGAATAATAGCTCTTAGTGATGGCGTTTTTGCAATTGTCATCACCTTGTTAGTGCTAGAGATTAAAGTTCCCCATATCGAACCTGGTTCGGTAGACAAAGAACTACCTTATGCACTGATGCATTTATTACCGAAAATTATCGCTCATATCATCAGTTTTGTAGTCTTAGGCATTTATTGGATCAGCCATCACAACACATTTATGCATATCAAACGCCATGACAGAGTGCTGCTATGGCTGAATATTCTTTTCTTGCTATGTGTTGCTTCTATGCCTTTTCCAACTGCGCTACTTAGCGAGTATCCTAATCAAAGAATCGCAATCATTGCCTACGCTTCAACTTTAGTCCTAGCTGGCATAGCTATGGATGTGATGTGGTGGTATGCTTCAACTTATCGCCTCTTAGATGAGACTCAAGAGGATAAAAACTTTATTGCTTTTGTTCACCGTCGTAACTTAATTGCACCCCTAGCTTATTTATTTGCGATCGCCATATCTTTTATCAGCCTAACATTAGCAAAATTGGTTTTTATCATTGTTGCCTTGTACTACATACTGCCCAATCCCTTAGACCGCAAGCGTTTTCAAAAATTATCAAGTCGTTTTGAGCGCTAA
- a CDS encoding AGE family epimerase/isomerase produces MSINFPFSDLIAGYVTHYDANGDVFGLKTSDGREFKAKLSPMAYAKLIQNFDEGYPDATGSMKSMLAPGRFLFAYGVFYPDSDLFDAKQIVFAGRQKGDYVFEKQDWWIKQVNALGKFYLKAQFGDKEYDYRNYRTTLSLSGVLSTTNFRQETDTISRLVYGFATAFLMTGNDSFLRAAERGTEYLREHMRFVDSDEGIVYWYHGIDVNGDREEKIFASEFGDDYYAIPAYEQIYALAGPIQTYRCTGDPKIMDDTEKTIKLFNNFFLDKGPEGGYFSHLDPFTLDPLSDSLGHNKGKKNWNSVGDHAPAYLINLWLATGKQEYADMLEYTFDTIEKRFPDYANSPFVQERFYQDWSADTTWGWQQNRAVVGHNLKISWNLMRMHSLKAKDSYANLAQKIADIMPGVGSDQQRGGWYDVVERLLGEGEKHYRFVWHDRKAWWQQEQAILAYLILTGIVGNKEYHRLARESAAFYNAWFLDLEEGGVYFNVLANGIPYLAGGNERGKGSHSMSGYHSFELCYLAAVYTNLLITKQPMDFYFKPIPGGFPDNILRVSPDILPPGSIKIGKCEIDGEPYSNFDAQGLTVTLPKTNERVKVKVQIVPV; encoded by the coding sequence ATGAGTATCAATTTCCCCTTCTCAGATTTGATCGCTGGCTACGTTACTCACTATGACGCAAATGGCGATGTGTTTGGACTCAAAACCTCTGATGGTAGAGAGTTTAAAGCCAAACTGAGTCCGATGGCCTATGCCAAACTAATTCAGAATTTTGACGAAGGCTACCCTGATGCGACTGGTAGCATGAAATCTATGCTGGCTCCAGGTAGATTTTTATTTGCCTACGGGGTATTTTATCCAGATAGCGATTTATTTGATGCTAAACAGATAGTATTTGCAGGTCGGCAAAAAGGCGATTATGTATTTGAAAAACAAGATTGGTGGATTAAGCAAGTTAATGCTTTGGGTAAGTTCTACTTAAAAGCCCAATTTGGCGATAAAGAATACGACTATCGTAACTATCGCACCACTCTGAGTTTGAGCGGAGTTCTATCAACTACCAATTTCCGTCAAGAAACCGATACGATTTCCCGCCTAGTATATGGTTTCGCCACAGCTTTCTTGATGACTGGTAATGATAGCTTCTTGAGAGCCGCCGAAAGAGGTACCGAGTACCTGCGCGAACACATGCGGTTTGTCGATTCAGATGAAGGCATCGTCTATTGGTATCACGGTATTGACGTGAATGGCGATCGCGAAGAAAAAATCTTTGCTTCCGAATTTGGGGATGACTACTACGCGATTCCCGCCTACGAACAAATTTATGCCTTAGCTGGCCCCATCCAAACATATCGCTGTACTGGCGATCCCAAAATTATGGATGATACCGAGAAGACGATTAAGTTGTTTAACAACTTCTTCTTGGATAAAGGCCCAGAGGGTGGTTATTTCTCTCACCTGGATCCCTTTACCTTAGATCCTCTCAGCGATTCTCTAGGCCATAATAAAGGCAAAAAGAACTGGAACTCTGTTGGTGACCACGCCCCAGCTTATTTAATTAACTTGTGGTTGGCTACAGGTAAACAAGAATATGCCGATATGTTGGAGTACACCTTCGACACCATCGAGAAACGCTTCCCTGATTACGCCAATAGCCCATTTGTGCAAGAACGTTTCTACCAAGATTGGTCTGCTGATACAACTTGGGGTTGGCAGCAAAATCGGGCTGTAGTTGGTCATAACTTGAAGATTTCTTGGAACTTGATGCGGATGCACAGCCTCAAAGCCAAGGATAGTTATGCTAACTTAGCGCAAAAAATTGCTGATATCATGCCTGGCGTTGGTAGTGACCAGCAGCGTGGTGGTTGGTATGACGTTGTAGAAAGATTGCTAGGGGAAGGCGAAAAACATTATCGCTTTGTATGGCACGATCGCAAAGCTTGGTGGCAACAAGAACAAGCTATCTTAGCTTACCTAATCTTAACTGGCATTGTGGGCAATAAAGAATATCATCGTTTAGCCCGTGAATCCGCAGCCTTTTACAATGCTTGGTTCCTCGATTTAGAAGAAGGTGGTGTTTACTTTAACGTTCTCGCCAATGGTATTCCTTATCTAGCTGGTGGTAACGAACGGGGTAAAGGGTCGCACTCCATGAGTGGTTATCACTCCTTTGAGCTATGCTATTTAGCAGCAGTTTATACCAACTTGCTAATTACCAAACAGCCAATGGACTTTTACTTTAAGCCTATCCCTGGTGGCTTCCCTGATAATATTCTCCGAGTATCACCGGATATTTTACCACCTGGAAGTATTAAAATTGGCAAGTGCGAAATCGACGGAGAACCATACAGCAATTTTGATGCTCAAGGTTTAACTGTAACTTTACCCAAGACAAACGAACGGGTGAAAGTTAAGGTGCAGATTGTGCCTGTGTAG
- the sufU gene encoding Fe-S cluster assembly sulfur transfer protein SufU produces MASQRAMASPENQRHTFEQVIQERSKKPRYRGTTIPVHRYHKCSNPYCGDTIELTLKLNQASNAIEEIKFQGEGCAISIASADLMAGYVQGKSISEALNMVESFHRMMTGEIEFPPELQKLNILKGVAKFPLRVKCATLGWKTLQAAIESSAPMT; encoded by the coding sequence ATGGCTTCGCAAAGGGCAATGGCCTCTCCGGAGAATCAGCGACACACTTTCGAGCAAGTAATTCAGGAACGCTCTAAAAAACCTAGATATAGGGGTACCACAATTCCAGTCCACCGCTATCACAAGTGTTCTAACCCCTATTGTGGCGATACTATTGAACTAACCTTAAAACTTAATCAAGCTAGCAACGCTATTGAGGAGATTAAATTTCAAGGTGAAGGGTGCGCCATCTCAATAGCTTCTGCTGATTTGATGGCTGGTTATGTTCAAGGAAAAAGCATTAGCGAAGCCCTAAATATGGTCGAATCTTTTCATCGCATGATGACAGGAGAAATTGAATTTCCGCCAGAATTACAAAAGCTCAATATTCTTAAAGGAGTAGCTAAATTTCCTTTGCGAGTAAAATGTGCAACCTTGGGTTGGAAAACGCTGCAAGCAGCAATAGAATCTTCAGCACCTATGACATAG